The genomic DNA TTCAAAAAAATCCAACCTCTCCCAAGATTTCTCAGATTTACTATTTGTAAATACAAAACAATAAGATTGATGGGAACTTCGCCCAACTCTACCACGAAATTGATGAAGCTGTGCAAGCCCAAACCTGTCTGCATCTTCTATCATCATAACGCTCGCATTTGGGATATCCACACCCACTTCTACCACAGATGTAGAGACCAAAATATCCAAATCTCCGCTCGAAAACTTTTTCATTACCTTGTCTTTTTCACCGGCTTTTAGTTTACCATGAAGGTATCCAATTTTTAAATCAGGGAAAACTTTTTTTGACAACCTTTCATATTCATTTAGTACAGATTTTTTCTCATCTCCTTCGCCATCTTTGTTTTCTATCAACGGACAAATCACAAAAACTTGCCTTCCGCCCACCACTTGCGCGCGAATAAAATCATAAGCTTTATGCCTGTTTTGTTCGCTCACTACTCTAGATTTCACCGGTTTTCTACCACTTGGCATTTGCGTAATTGTAGAAATATCCAAATCCCCACAAAGCACCAAAGCCAAAGACCTGGGAATTGGTGTTGCAGACATGGTTAGAAAATGTGGCATTCTATCTTTCAATCCAGATTTTTCCTTCAAAGTTTTTCTCTGCTCTACTCCAAATCTATGTTGTTCATCTATTATTATCAACCCAAGTTTTTTGAATTCCACCTTATCCCCCAAAAGTGTATGGGTTCCAATTATAATATCCGCCTCACCATTTTTTATAAGTTTTATCATTTTTGCTTTGGAAAAAACGGCTTCGCCCTCACTATTTTTCAAAATTCTATTTGTTCTCGTAAACAAAGCAATATTCACATCTCCCAAAAATTTCTGAAAAGAATTGAAATGCTGTTTTGCCAAAATTTCTGTTGGTGCCAAAATAGCGGTCTGGTGTTTGTTCAAAATTGTATTATAACCAGCAATTGCCGCAACCACGGTTTTTCCACTTCCTACATCTCCCTGAAGCATTCTGTTCATTGGAGAGTCTTTTTGCAAATCTTTCAAAATCTCCCAAGAAACCACTCGTTGATCCTCAGTCAGTTCAAACGGTAATGACTTTACAAACTTTTTCATCTTTTCTTCTTTAAATAAAATCTTTGGCGCTTGAAAACTTTTATTTTGATCACGAATAAATTTTGCACGAAGTTGCAGTAAAAATAATTCATCGAATTTTAACCTTTCTCTTGCACTTGTCAAATTTTCATTATTTTCTGGAAAATGAATACCTTTTACAGCTTCGCTTGTGGAAAATAAATTTAACTTATCAAAAATTTCCTGCGGTAACCACTCTTCAATTTTCTCTGCCAATTTTATAACCTGCCCCACAAAATAACGGATCTGCTTTTGAGTCAATCCAAAAGTAGAAGGATAAATTGGAATTATTCTAGCAGTATGTTTTGTCTGCTCCTCACTCGCCTTTTCATAAATAGGCCCAGCAAACAAAATTCCAAGTCTATCCAAACTTGGAGTTCCAGAAAAATAAACTTCATCACCTACATTTAAAGTTTTTGCGATAAAAGGCTGACCAAACCACAAAATCCTCATTCGCCCACTATCGTCCGAAATCAAAGCCTCGGTCAAAAAAGTGTGCTTCCTTTTACTCCTCTTATTTTTTATCAATTCTATTTTTGCTTTTACCGTCACTGCCTCCCCTACTTTTGCATCTTTTATTTCTACGATTTTACTATAATCCTCATAACGAAATGGAAAATGGCGCAACAAATCACGGACATTTTTTATGCCCAATTTATCAAATCTTTTCCTCAACTTATCCCCAATTTTATTCAAAGATTGTATTGGTGTTTCTAAAGTTATATTCACAAGATTTATTGTTAAATAATTTTTTGATGAAAATTTTTATATTTCGAGCGAAACGAAGATAAAAATTATGAGGTATTGCCATAGCACTATTGAATAATTTTTATCAAGTTATAGCCGAAATATAGAAATTTTGGCGAAAAATTATCCAACAATAGATCTGTCGCTTATATATTTTAACATCTGCAAAAAATTTTACAAATAAAAAAACCAGTATTTCTACTGGTTTTAAACCTTGTTAGACAAAGATTTAAAAAATATTTTACTATTTTTAATAACATAAATAA from Candidatus Magasanikbacteria bacterium includes the following:
- the recG gene encoding ATP-dependent DNA helicase RecG; its protein translation is MNITLETPIQSLNKIGDKLRKRFDKLGIKNVRDLLRHFPFRYEDYSKIVEIKDAKVGEAVTVKAKIELIKNKRSKRKHTFLTEALISDDSGRMRILWFGQPFIAKTLNVGDEVYFSGTPSLDRLGILFAGPIYEKASEEQTKHTARIIPIYPSTFGLTQKQIRYFVGQVIKLAEKIEEWLPQEIFDKLNLFSTSEAVKGIHFPENNENLTSARERLKFDELFLLQLRAKFIRDQNKSFQAPKILFKEEKMKKFVKSLPFELTEDQRVVSWEILKDLQKDSPMNRMLQGDVGSGKTVVAAIAGYNTILNKHQTAILAPTEILAKQHFNSFQKFLGDVNIALFTRTNRILKNSEGEAVFSKAKMIKLIKNGEADIIIGTHTLLGDKVEFKKLGLIIIDEQHRFGVEQRKTLKEKSGLKDRMPHFLTMSATPIPRSLALVLCGDLDISTITQMPSGRKPVKSRVVSEQNRHKAYDFIRAQVVGGRQVFVICPLIENKDGEGDEKKSVLNEYERLSKKVFPDLKIGYLHGKLKAGEKDKVMKKFSSGDLDILVSTSVVEVGVDIPNASVMMIEDADRFGLAQLHQFRGRVGRSSHQSYCFVFTNSKSEKSWERLDFFEKNRDGLMIAEFDLQTRGPGQVYGKIQSGQLDFKFASLTDTRIINLSKSLVEDLEILNYPTLVEKLKEWERGVHLE